AGCAGGGGATGGTCCTTGCAGTAGAGCCAATGGTGAATCTGGGCTCTCGCTACGTTCGAACACTTTCGGATAATTGGACTGTAGTAACAACTGACGGTAAGAACTGTGCTCATTTCGAGCATACGATTGCCGTTACAGAAGAAGGATATGAAATACTAACAAAAGCCTAAGTGAAGGTGATGGTTCGTGAAAGAGTCGGATACCGTTCCCGAGATCGGTCAGATCGTTCGGAATAGACGGGGAAGAGACGCTGATCAATATAGCGTGATTGTAGGGATTGTTGATGAACGTTATGTTTTCTTAGCCGATGGTGACAAACGAAAGTTTGATCGTCCTAAGCGGAAGAACCTCGCACACCTTGAGCTGGTAGAGTATATATCTCCTGAGGTAAAGCGAAGTCTTGAAGAAACGGGCCGTGTCACAAATGGCAAGCTACGTTTCGCGATCTCAAAGTATATGAATGAACACGTCATTGATTTAAAGGAGGGAGAGCAAGTAGATGGCTAAAGAAGAAGTAATTGAAATGGAAGGCACGGTTATCGAACCTCTACCGAATGCAATGTTTCGAGTAGAACTCGAAAACGGTCATAAGATTCTTGCTCACGTATCCGGAAAGATACGTATGCATTACATCCGTATTCTACCAGGTGACAAAGTAACTGTTGAGCTTTCTCCATATGACTTATCACGTGGTCGTATCACGTATCGATATAAATAAGAAATTAATCTCCGTATACAAGGAGGGTTAAAATAATGAAAGTAAGACCGTCAGTAAAACCAATGTGTGAAAAATGTAAAGTTATTCGCCGTAAAGGGAAAGTCATGGTTATCTGTGAAAATCCAAAGCATAAGCAAAAACAAGGCTAATATATAAGGAGGTGCAACGTAATGGCACGTATTGCTGGTATTGATGTTCCACGCGAAAAGCGCATCGTAATCGCGTTAACTTACGTTTATGGAATCGGTAAAACAACTGCGAAACAAGTTCTAGTTGACGCTGGTGTTTCTGAAGACACTCGTGTACGCGACTTAACTGAAGAAGAGCTCGGAAAAATCCGTGAAGTAGTAGACAAAATTAAGGTTGAGGGTGATCTTCGTCGTGAAATCTCACTTAACATTAAACGTCTAATCGAAATCGGTTCTTATCGTGGTATCCGCCACCGTCGTGGTCTTCCTGTCCGAGGTCAACATACGAAGAACAACTCTCGTACTCGTAAAGGCCCTCGCCGTACAGTAGCTAACAAGAAGAAGTAAGGGAGGTAATTAACAAATGGCTAAACAACGTAAAGCAAATACACGTAAAAAGCGCGTGAAAAAGAATGTTGAGAGTGGAGTAGCTCATATCCGTTCCACTTTTAACAACACAATCATTACGATTACTGATACTCACGGAAATGCGATTTCTTGGGCAACTTCCGGAAACATGGGCTTCAAAGGTTCTCGTAAGTCTACTCCATTCGCTGCTCAAATGGCTGCTGAAACTGCAGGTAAAACTGCACAGGAGCACGGCATGAAAACTGTAGAAGTTTCTGTTAAAGGCCCTGGTGCTGGTCGTGAAGCTGCAATTCGTGCACTTCAAGCTGTAGGTCTAGAGGTTACTGCGATCCGTGACGTAACTCCAGTACCTCATAACGGCTGCCGTCCGCCAAAACGTCGTAGAGTCTAAGGTAGTAGAGAGTTCAAAAACGTAGATGTTCCCTTCGGGAGAATGCCTGGTTTTGAACAATCTCTTATGGAAAGATTCAATCTATCGGTATACAATTGATGAACATGTCAATAATGATAATGTATAAATTGTTGACGGTTGACGAATCATAATTAGGTTGTTGGTATTTGAACCACCTAAGGGGATTATTCGGTTAGACAGCATGTCTAACCGAAGTTCGACGTTTTGAAGGAGGGTTTGTTGGATGATCGAAATCGAAAAGCCAAAAATTGAAGCGGTAGCTATCAACGAGGATGCAAAATACGGTAAGTTTGTTGTAGAACCATTAGAGCGTGGTTATGGAACTACCCTGGGTAACTCCCTTCGTCGTATCCTGTTATCTTCACTTCCTGGTGCTGCTGTCACATCCGTACAAATTGAAGGAGTACTCCATGAGTTCTCTACAATTGAAGGCGTACATGAAGATGTAACAACTATCATTCTCAATCTTAAGAAGTTAGCTATGAAAGTTTACTCTGAAGAAGAGAAGACATTGGTTGTTGATGTACAAGGACCAGGAACGGTAACAGCAGGAGATATTACTCATGACAGCGACGTGGAGATCTTAAACCCTGACCTTCATATTGCTACCCTTTCTGCTAGTGCGCGTTTCCAGATGCGAGTTACTGCAATTCGTGGAAGAGGCTATGTACAAGCGGAAGGAAACAAAAATGATGAACAGCCAATCGGTGTAATTCCGGTTGACTCGATCTTCACACCTGTTTCTCGTGTTAACTACCAGGTTGAAAACACTCGCGTTGGCCAGGTAACAAATTATGACAAACTAACCCTTGATGTTTGGACAGATGGAAGCATTCGTCCTGAAGAAGCTGTTTCGTTAGGTGCAAAGATTTTAAATGAACATTTAAACATTTTTGTTGGTTTAACGGACCAGGCTCAAAATGCTGAAATCATGGTCGAAAAAGAAGAGGATCAAAAAGAGAAAGTGCTTGAGATGACTATCGAAGAGCTTGATCTCTCAGTTCGTTCATACAATTGCCTGAAGCGTGCTGGCATTAATACAGTTCAAGAATTGACTCAGAAGTCTGAAGAAGACATGATGAAAGTTCGTAATCTTGGACGTAAGTCACTTGAAGAAGTACAAGAGAAGCTTGAAGAGCTTGGGCTTGGACTTCGTAACGAAGAATAGATATTTAAAGTTGTTGATTTTATAAACAACAAAGGAGGGAATACTTCATGGCATACCAAAAGTTAGGTCGTACTAGTGATACGCGTAAAGCGCTATTCCGTGACCTTGTTACAGATTTGATCATCAATGAACGTATTGAAACGACAGAATCAAAGGCGAAAGAACTTCGTTCTTTCATCGACAAAATGATTACGCTTGGTAAACGCGGAGATCTTCACGCACGTCGTCAAGCAGCTTCTTTCATCCGTAACGAAGTAGCGGATCAAGAAAGCGGTCAAGATGCAGTTCAAAAACTATTCAGCGATATCGCTCCTCGTTATGCTGAGCGTCAAGGCGGTTACTCTCGTATCCGTAAACTTGGACCACGCCGCGGTGACGGTGCTGAAATGGTTATCATCGAGCTAGTATAAGACGCACTTGATTAAAAGGGCGGGACAGGATCTCGACATTGGATACTGATTCTATGCCCTTTTTTCGTGCGTTTTTTTGTTTGAATCGCACAAATTCAAGTGGTTATTTGCTGCTTGCCATTAAAGAAAGCCTGGCAGATGCCAGGCTTTTTTTATAGGATAAGTACAGTTAATATCACGCATTAAAAAGCTTATTATACTGATAGGAAAAAGCGGCGGTTCCATCTGCCCGCCTTTTTTTCGCACCAGTATATTGCCTGAAGCGATCACCGCTTGAAATTAGCAGAGGCAGGAGGAACGAGTATGGAAGAACTAATCACCGTTCAAAACGTATCCTTTCGGTATCAGGAAGAGCAACCCCATGTATTGCATGATGTTTCATTATCTGTTCATAAGGGTGAATGGCTAGCGATCGTAGGACATAATGGTTCTGGGAAGTCGACACTTGCAAAGCTTCTAAATGGGCTGCAACTTCCTGAAAAAGGCGATGTTACCGTAGAAGGATATAACAGTAGAGATGAGGAAAGTATTTGGGAAATTAGAAGAAGAGTGGGGATCGTATTTCAAAACCCAGACAATCAGTTTGTAGGTACGTCTGTGCGTGATGATGTAGCTTTTGGTCTTGAAAATAACGGAATGGCACGCGAAAAAATGTTGGAGCGCATCCATGAGAGTGTGAATAAGGTGCGGATGGCAGATTACCTTGATCAAGAGCCACATCGTCTCTCAGGTGGTCAAAAGCAACGTGTAGCGATTGCTGGGATTATTGCCTTAAGACCATCCATTGTCATCCTAGATGAGGCCACTTCTATGCTAGATCCAGCTGGTCGTAAAGAAGTGCTTCAAACGATGCGTGAGCTTAAAGACGAAGAAGGCATGACGGTGATCTCTATCACCCATGATCTCGAAGAAGCTGCACAAGCTGATCGATTGATCGTCATGAATGCAGGAGAGGTCATTGATGAAGGTCTTCCGGTTGATGTGTTTAAGAAAGGTGACATGCTTGAGCAAATTGGTTTAGATTTGCCGTTTCCACTTCAGGTGCAGCGAGCACTCAGTGAGAAAGGCTATGATTTCTCAAAGCTTACTTTATCTCAAGAGGAACTGGTGAATGAGCTATGGACATTACAATCAAAGATTTAGAGCATTCTTATGGTAGAGGGACCCCTTTCGAAAGAAAAGCGCTCTCTGAAATATCGTTATCTATCCCAGCACGTACTTTCCAAACGATTATTGGGCATACAGGCTCAGGCAAATCAACGCTGATCCAGCATTTAAATGGGTTACTTAAACCTACAAAAGGAAGCATTCAGATTGGCGACTTTTTGATTCGAGCTGGTGAGAAAGAAAAACGCCTAAAAGCCCTAAGAGAGCATGTAGGGATCGTTTTTCAATATCCAGAACATCAGTTGTTTGAAGAGACTATAGAGAAAGATATTATCTTTGGTCCTCGTAATTTTGGAGTATCAGAAGAAGAAGCGAAACAGCGTGCAGCGAGGTTAATTGAACAAGTGGGACTTGATCAATCATACCTTAGCCGTTCTCCGTTTGATTTGAGTGGTGGCCAAATGCGCAGAGTAGCTATTGCAGGAGTACTAGCGATGAAACCATCTATTCTAATTCTCGATGAACCTACTGCTGGACTAGACCCTAAAGGGAGACGGGAGATTATGAGTCTCTTTTATCGTTTACATCAGGAGGAGGGCCTCACTACGATTCTAGTGACCCATAGCATGGAAGATGCAGCGCAGTATTCCGATGAGATCGTCATAATGGAAAAGGGCGGTGTGGCACTTCAGGGGAAACCTGAGGAAATTTTCGCTAATTCCGATGCGTTGAAGAAACTAAGTCTTGATGTACCAGAAACTGTTAAGTTCATTCATCGGCTAGAAGAACGC
The Pseudalkalibacillus hwajinpoensis genome window above contains:
- a CDS encoding energy-coupling factor ABC transporter ATP-binding protein gives rise to the protein MDITIKDLEHSYGRGTPFERKALSEISLSIPARTFQTIIGHTGSGKSTLIQHLNGLLKPTKGSIQIGDFLIRAGEKEKRLKALREHVGIVFQYPEHQLFEETIEKDIIFGPRNFGVSEEEAKQRAARLIEQVGLDQSYLSRSPFDLSGGQMRRVAIAGVLAMKPSILILDEPTAGLDPKGRREIMSLFYRLHQEEGLTTILVTHSMEDAAQYSDEIVIMEKGGVALQGKPEEIFANSDALKKLSLDVPETVKFIHRLEERFNLSLPKSVFTLDAAVDAALSILQKGDDS
- a CDS encoding KOW domain-containing RNA-binding protein, whose translation is MKESDTVPEIGQIVRNRRGRDADQYSVIVGIVDERYVFLADGDKRKFDRPKRKNLAHLELVEYISPEVKRSLEETGRVTNGKLRFAISKYMNEHVIDLKEGEQVDG
- the infA gene encoding translation initiation factor IF-1, with the protein product MAKEEVIEMEGTVIEPLPNAMFRVELENGHKILAHVSGKIRMHYIRILPGDKVTVELSPYDLSRGRITYRYK
- the rpsK gene encoding 30S ribosomal protein S11, with the translated sequence MAKQRKANTRKKRVKKNVESGVAHIRSTFNNTIITITDTHGNAISWATSGNMGFKGSRKSTPFAAQMAAETAGKTAQEHGMKTVEVSVKGPGAGREAAIRALQAVGLEVTAIRDVTPVPHNGCRPPKRRRV
- a CDS encoding energy-coupling factor ABC transporter ATP-binding protein; the protein is MEELITVQNVSFRYQEEQPHVLHDVSLSVHKGEWLAIVGHNGSGKSTLAKLLNGLQLPEKGDVTVEGYNSRDEESIWEIRRRVGIVFQNPDNQFVGTSVRDDVAFGLENNGMAREKMLERIHESVNKVRMADYLDQEPHRLSGGQKQRVAIAGIIALRPSIVILDEATSMLDPAGRKEVLQTMRELKDEEGMTVISITHDLEEAAQADRLIVMNAGEVIDEGLPVDVFKKGDMLEQIGLDLPFPLQVQRALSEKGYDFSKLTLSQEELVNELWTLQSKI
- the rplQ gene encoding 50S ribosomal protein L17; the encoded protein is MAYQKLGRTSDTRKALFRDLVTDLIINERIETTESKAKELRSFIDKMITLGKRGDLHARRQAASFIRNEVADQESGQDAVQKLFSDIAPRYAERQGGYSRIRKLGPRRGDGAEMVIIELV
- the rpmJ gene encoding 50S ribosomal protein L36, producing the protein MKVRPSVKPMCEKCKVIRRKGKVMVICENPKHKQKQG
- the rpsM gene encoding 30S ribosomal protein S13 — its product is MARIAGIDVPREKRIVIALTYVYGIGKTTAKQVLVDAGVSEDTRVRDLTEEELGKIREVVDKIKVEGDLRREISLNIKRLIEIGSYRGIRHRRGLPVRGQHTKNNSRTRKGPRRTVANKKK
- a CDS encoding DNA-directed RNA polymerase subunit alpha codes for the protein MIEIEKPKIEAVAINEDAKYGKFVVEPLERGYGTTLGNSLRRILLSSLPGAAVTSVQIEGVLHEFSTIEGVHEDVTTIILNLKKLAMKVYSEEEKTLVVDVQGPGTVTAGDITHDSDVEILNPDLHIATLSASARFQMRVTAIRGRGYVQAEGNKNDEQPIGVIPVDSIFTPVSRVNYQVENTRVGQVTNYDKLTLDVWTDGSIRPEEAVSLGAKILNEHLNIFVGLTDQAQNAEIMVEKEEDQKEKVLEMTIEELDLSVRSYNCLKRAGINTVQELTQKSEEDMMKVRNLGRKSLEEVQEKLEELGLGLRNEE